A single Halarcobacter anaerophilus DNA region contains:
- the nifN gene encoding nitrogenase iron-molybdenum cofactor biosynthesis protein NifN produces MEAISSKPLQLNPIKLSQPMGAMLCFLGIKNCMPLMHGAQGCASFSKVFFTRHFNDPIAVQTTAVNDITAVIDGGDYSISESIKNITKKVKPDLVGLFTTGLTETKGDDIKGATLLLQDQQTICYVNTPDFEGSIESGFAKSIEAIIEQLVTPTKEIDSQKAVIIPNVNLKPIEVEKIKDTIALFGYETLALPDLSDSLDGHLGVKQGALTSGGISLDEIKDLASSSLVISIGSSVEKAGIKLKEKNENINLVHFDSLAGLENSDRFFKTLCEIKEVTSPHPSIVRWRKRLQDALLDTHFAIGSSSVVLALEPDQCLSIAHTIIEAGANIKAIVTTHKNDLLETIECENLLIGDFEDVENFLEDSELLISNFHGERYTMKHKKALMLRGFPDFEGLGNQLKNDSLYEGSAYLLFEMANIINNHRHEVNHDEH; encoded by the coding sequence ATGGAAGCAATTAGTTCAAAACCTTTACAATTAAATCCTATTAAACTCTCTCAACCAATGGGAGCAATGCTCTGTTTTCTGGGAATAAAAAACTGTATGCCTCTAATGCACGGGGCTCAAGGGTGTGCTTCCTTTTCAAAAGTGTTTTTTACAAGACACTTTAATGATCCTATCGCCGTTCAAACAACTGCAGTAAATGATATAACGGCAGTAATTGACGGAGGAGATTATTCAATTTCAGAATCAATTAAAAATATTACAAAAAAAGTAAAACCTGATTTAGTAGGTCTTTTTACGACAGGACTTACGGAAACAAAAGGGGATGATATAAAAGGAGCAACTCTTTTGCTTCAAGATCAACAAACAATCTGTTATGTAAATACTCCCGATTTTGAAGGTTCTATTGAGAGCGGGTTTGCAAAATCTATTGAAGCAATTATAGAGCAGCTTGTAACTCCTACAAAAGAGATAGATTCTCAAAAAGCCGTAATAATTCCAAATGTAAATTTAAAACCTATAGAAGTAGAGAAGATAAAAGATACAATTGCACTTTTCGGATATGAGACTTTAGCTCTTCCTGATTTAAGTGATTCTCTTGACGGACATTTGGGAGTTAAACAAGGAGCTTTAACTTCAGGTGGAATCTCTTTAGATGAGATAAAGGATTTAGCATCATCTTCATTGGTAATTTCAATAGGAAGCAGTGTAGAAAAAGCAGGAATCAAACTAAAAGAGAAAAACGAAAATATAAACTTAGTACATTTCGACTCATTGGCAGGATTAGAAAACAGTGATAGGTTTTTTAAAACACTTTGTGAAATAAAAGAGGTAACTTCTCCTCATCCTAGCATCGTAAGATGGCGAAAAAGACTTCAAGATGCCCTTTTGGATACCCATTTCGCCATAGGCAGTTCATCCGTAGTATTAGCTTTAGAACCGGACCAATGCCTCTCTATTGCTCATACTATTATTGAAGCTGGAGCAAATATAAAAGCAATAGTAACAACCCATAAAAATGATTTGCTGGAGACAATCGAATGTGAAAATCTTTTAATAGGAGATTTTGAAGATGTTGAAAATTTTTTGGAAGATAGTGAACTTTTAATATCAAACTTTCATGGAGAAAGATATACAATGAAACATAAAAAGGCTTTGATGTTAAGAGGTTTTCCAGACTTTGAAGGTTTAGGAAATCAACTTAAAAATGATTCCCTTTATGAAGGAAGTGCCTATCTTCTTTTTGAAATGGCGAATATCATAAACAATCATCGCCATGAGGTAAACCATGATGAGCATTAA
- a CDS encoding nitroreductase family protein, translating to MQHFHDKTNITLKNSFEQTQFIDWRTQPRSFKTYPKFFRRYKLDDYEELKFIKNFGKITTSKKYGKEEVNLRTNPSAGGLYPCEIYIQIRGIKGFLSGIYHYEVLEDSLCLIHELSNDGLEYYFNETSSKKFVILISNVYFRSAWKYDNRAIRYLLLDTGHQLASIFSSLKLENINFSFNFNFDKKRLNEEFGFNCQEFFQGAVLIDNEKETKPKKLRERPVTVCPTDYFIKNSFIEEFVKKFEEENFEIKEELSFFENLSKEQLQTAINKRRSVRAFKKESISKAEFAFITENIFKISQKLGIEIFFINNNIEDMKRGVYKNVTLLKEGDFKEIETKLAFNQKLAGESCFTLFYTSKEEKYAKAVIFCAFFAHIISLKATHLNISSSGIGAYFDDETQNFLNTKNNILYLQAVGR from the coding sequence ATGCAACACTTTCACGATAAAACAAATATAACCTTAAAAAACTCCTTTGAGCAGACACAATTTATAGATTGGCGAACTCAACCCAGGAGTTTTAAAACCTATCCAAAATTTTTTAGAAGGTATAAACTTGATGATTATGAAGAGTTAAAATTTATAAAAAACTTCGGAAAAATCACAACTTCGAAAAAATACGGTAAAGAAGAGGTAAATTTAAGAACTAATCCCAGCGCGGGAGGTCTTTATCCTTGTGAAATCTATATCCAAATAAGAGGAATAAAAGGATTTCTATCCGGAATTTACCATTATGAAGTTTTAGAAGACTCTTTATGCTTAATTCATGAATTAAGCAATGACGGACTTGAATACTATTTTAATGAAACCTCTTCTAAAAAATTTGTAATTTTAATAAGCAATGTATATTTTAGAAGCGCTTGGAAATATGATAATAGAGCAATTAGATACTTACTTTTAGATACAGGTCATCAATTAGCTTCTATCTTCTCTTCATTGAAACTTGAAAATATAAATTTTTCATTTAACTTCAATTTTGATAAAAAAAGATTAAACGAGGAGTTTGGTTTTAACTGCCAGGAGTTTTTTCAAGGCGCAGTTTTAATAGATAATGAAAAAGAGACAAAACCTAAAAAATTAAGAGAAAGACCTGTTACCGTATGCCCTACAGACTATTTTATAAAAAACTCTTTTATTGAAGAGTTTGTAAAAAAGTTCGAAGAAGAGAACTTTGAAATAAAAGAGGAACTCTCTTTTTTTGAAAATTTATCAAAAGAGCAGTTACAGACAGCTATTAACAAAAGAAGATCCGTAAGAGCCTTTAAAAAAGAGTCGATTTCTAAAGCAGAGTTTGCTTTTATAACGGAAAATATATTTAAAATCTCCCAAAAACTCGGTATTGAAATATTTTTTATAAACAACAATATAGAGGATATGAAAAGAGGAGTTTACAAAAATGTAACTTTGTTAAAAGAGGGGGATTTTAAAGAGATAGAAACAAAACTTGCCTTTAATCAAAAATTAGCCGGAGAGAGTTGTTTCACTCTTTTTTACACTTCAAAAGAGGAAAAGTACGCCAAAGCAGTTATTTTTTGTGCCTTTTTTGCTCATATAATAAGTTTAAAAGCAACTCACTTGAATATCTCTTCAAGTGGAATCGGTGCATATTTTGATGATGAAACACAAAATTTTCTTAATACGAAAAATAACATTTTATATCTTCAAGCAGTAGGAAGATAG
- a CDS encoding NifB/NifX family molybdenum-iron cluster-binding protein, giving the protein MIAIPLNKSSSTTISDLYGNAPYFALLNPTTGSFTVEENIGCGNGLDTAKFVKDLGVTSTIFFHMGEGVFNYLNENEIKVFSATKMYLSIEDIYRSLLENSCKIVTKHNCESLLDPGTASCACECEDRS; this is encoded by the coding sequence ATGATTGCTATACCATTAAATAAAAGTAGTTCTACTACGATTTCGGATTTATATGGTAATGCTCCATATTTTGCTCTACTAAACCCTACAACCGGAAGTTTTACCGTAGAAGAGAACATAGGTTGCGGAAACGGTTTGGATACTGCTAAATTTGTTAAAGACTTAGGCGTAACAAGTACAATATTCTTTCATATGGGAGAGGGTGTTTTTAACTATTTAAATGAGAACGAAATCAAAGTATTTTCTGCTACAAAAATGTATTTAAGTATTGAAGATATTTATAGAAGCTTATTGGAAAACAGTTGTAAAATTGTTACTAAACATAATTGCGAATCACTACTTGATCCGGGCACTGCAAGTTGTGCTTGTGAATGTGAAGATAGGAGTTAA
- a CDS encoding thioredoxin domain-containing protein, whose amino-acid sequence MEVTYKKEVFPLKKRERKIDSEAPAVRVKMITQETKVIGMMAPKIQIMITLPCIKAYNNGLHNILSEYESKAIVYIITKSSDDNLEKITNAYKIDENFVSNDFKDFSLKFGVNINDELLAKSIFIIDKEGIIKYKQIPSNIETSFDLDEFKENLHEVINFKQKGHTHENWMGV is encoded by the coding sequence ATGGAAGTTACATATAAAAAAGAAGTTTTCCCTTTAAAAAAAAGAGAAAGAAAAATTGATTCTGAAGCTCCTGCCGTAAGAGTAAAAATGATAACCCAAGAGACAAAAGTTATAGGAATGATGGCACCCAAAATTCAGATTATGATTACTCTACCTTGTATTAAAGCCTATAACAACGGTTTACACAATATTTTATCTGAATATGAATCAAAAGCTATTGTTTATATAATCACAAAAAGCAGTGATGATAATCTTGAAAAAATCACCAATGCTTACAAAATAGATGAAAACTTTGTTTCAAATGATTTCAAAGATTTTTCACTTAAATTCGGTGTCAATATAAATGATGAACTTCTTGCAAAATCAATTTTTATAATTGATAAAGAGGGAATTATAAAATATAAACAAATCCCTTCAAACATTGAAACCAGCTTTGATTTAGATGAATTTAAAGAGAATCTTCATGAGGTAATAAACTTTAAACAAAAAGGTCATACCCATGAGAATTGGATGGGTGTATAA
- a CDS encoding AI-2E family transporter — MDAVKIKYYFFYLASVVVIIAGIKAVSEIAIILFLAIFISSIISSLINLLEKKHIPKLFSYLVVLGIFTLISLLLSYIVNISLKDFLSNVPQYEKQLQAGVINIISLGEKYGFQVDKKTILDALSFNSFLGITTNLIGSIGTFLSKFLLLIIGVAFILAESKSFEKKLKIIFQNNNEKLEHFNLFSHNIQKYFLVKTTTSFLTGFLIAVILMFFNIDYPILWGVIAMLFNFIPVVGSIIAAVPALLLSLVSADLNTTVILGIFYVVINISISNIIEPKLMGRELGLSPLIIFFSLILWGWVLGIVGMFLAVPITMTLKIAFDSNKSTKWLSILMSDVGKEKD, encoded by the coding sequence ATGGATGCCGTAAAGATAAAATACTATTTTTTTTATTTAGCTAGTGTTGTAGTTATTATTGCCGGGATTAAGGCGGTAAGTGAAATAGCTATAATACTCTTTTTAGCTATTTTTATCTCTTCTATTATCTCTTCTTTAATAAACTTATTAGAAAAAAAACATATTCCCAAACTATTCTCTTATTTGGTTGTTTTAGGTATTTTTACGCTGATTTCACTTCTTTTGTCATACATCGTAAATATTTCACTTAAAGATTTTCTATCAAATGTTCCCCAATATGAAAAACAGTTGCAAGCAGGAGTTATAAATATAATCAGTTTAGGGGAAAAATACGGTTTCCAAGTAGATAAAAAAACTATTTTAGATGCTCTTAGTTTTAACTCTTTTCTTGGGATTACTACAAATCTTATAGGAAGTATAGGTACTTTTTTATCTAAATTTTTACTTCTTATTATTGGTGTTGCTTTTATATTGGCAGAATCAAAATCTTTTGAAAAAAAATTAAAAATCATTTTCCAAAACAATAATGAGAAGCTAGAACACTTTAATCTTTTTTCTCACAATATCCAAAAATACTTTTTAGTAAAAACAACAACAAGTTTTCTAACCGGTTTTTTAATAGCTGTTATTTTAATGTTTTTTAATATAGATTACCCGATTTTATGGGGTGTTATTGCTATGCTTTTTAACTTTATTCCTGTTGTAGGATCTATTATCGCAGCTGTTCCTGCTCTTTTATTATCATTAGTTAGTGCTGATTTAAATACTACCGTTATTTTGGGAATCTTTTATGTAGTTATAAATATCTCGATAAGTAATATAATTGAACCTAAACTTATGGGAAGAGAACTTGGCTTATCACCTTTAATTATATTCTTCTCTTTGATTTTATGGGGATGGGTTTTAGGAATTGTAGGAATGTTTTTAGCCGTTCCTATTACAATGACTTTAAAAATAGCTTTTGATTCAAATAAATCAACAAAATGGTTGTCGATTTTAATGTCTGATGTTGGAAAAGAGAAGGATTAA
- a CDS encoding ankyrin repeat domain-containing protein, with the protein MSFTDITKTWLRENDYDINDLNKQGKYGNSAVMKAAREGKVDIVKELIGKGVNLDIKNVDGNSALWNACFASSYECFYALIDGGIDINSKNDNGVTALMYCASAGKEDFVKLLLENSADATLENLDGFKAIDLAVTPKIFKMLKNATLSR; encoded by the coding sequence ATGTCATTTACGGATATAACAAAAACCTGGCTTAGAGAAAATGATTATGATATAAACGACTTAAATAAACAGGGGAAATACGGAAATTCTGCCGTGATGAAAGCCGCAAGAGAAGGGAAAGTCGATATTGTAAAAGAGTTAATAGGAAAAGGCGTAAACCTTGATATAAAAAACGTTGACGGAAACAGTGCTTTGTGGAATGCCTGTTTTGCTTCATCATATGAATGTTTTTATGCACTTATTGACGGGGGTATTGATATAAACTCTAAAAACGACAATGGAGTTACTGCTTTAATGTATTGTGCAAGTGCAGGAAAAGAGGATTTTGTAAAACTTCTTTTAGAAAACAGTGCCGATGCGACGTTAGAAAATCTTGACGGATTTAAAGCTATTGATTTAGCCGTGACTCCTAAAATATTCAAAATGCTGAAAAATGCAACACTTTCACGATAA
- the nifE gene encoding nitrogenase iron-molybdenum cofactor biosynthesis protein NifE has translation MVNKKLIRDLLNESACSHNKTKKSSCDKPKPGATSGGCAFEGSQIALFPYADVIHLVHSPATCIGASWETRQTLTSHKGENNTFTGYTTDVNTNDVIFGGNKKLEDSINYLVEHKNPKAIFVYETCVTAMIGDDMDNVCARMEEKHGIPIVVIHSPGFVGGKNLGSRLGGESVLHQLIGTREPKEIHPYGINLIGEYNVTGDMWQYTPILEKIGIKIVSTLAGDGRVENIQMAHRAKLNVIVCAKSLVTLCRKMQEKYQIPYISISFYGKRDTSNAIRSIVNAFGDKELIQRAEEVIAQEEAKLEKALIPYRKMLEGKKAILNTGGNKSWSIASALQDIGLNVVATSVKKATLEDKEIASKYVDILMTNPGAEQAKLIDEHNVDILLAGGRSLYTAIKKKVAFVDVNQEKKISYGAYNGLINLAKDVCHSVNNKVFKVVGTPEPWSKLSK, from the coding sequence ATGGTAAATAAAAAACTAATTAGAGATCTATTAAATGAGAGTGCATGTTCTCATAACAAAACAAAAAAATCTTCATGCGATAAACCAAAACCGGGTGCCACATCAGGCGGTTGTGCCTTTGAGGGTTCTCAAATTGCACTTTTCCCTTATGCAGATGTTATACACTTAGTTCACTCACCTGCAACTTGTATCGGAGCGTCATGGGAGACCAGACAAACCCTAACTTCCCATAAAGGTGAGAACAATACTTTTACGGGATATACTACCGATGTTAATACAAATGATGTAATATTCGGAGGAAATAAAAAACTGGAAGATTCTATTAACTACTTAGTAGAACATAAAAATCCAAAAGCAATATTTGTATATGAAACCTGCGTTACTGCAATGATCGGTGATGATATGGATAATGTATGTGCCAGAATGGAAGAAAAGCACGGTATTCCTATCGTAGTTATTCACTCTCCTGGTTTTGTAGGAGGGAAGAATCTAGGTTCCAGACTTGGAGGAGAATCGGTACTTCACCAGCTTATAGGAACAAGAGAGCCAAAAGAGATTCATCCATATGGAATTAATCTAATCGGTGAATATAATGTTACGGGAGATATGTGGCAATATACTCCTATTTTAGAAAAAATAGGGATTAAAATCGTATCTACTCTTGCAGGAGACGGTAGAGTAGAAAATATTCAAATGGCTCACAGAGCAAAACTTAACGTAATAGTTTGTGCAAAATCTTTAGTAACTTTATGCAGAAAGATGCAAGAGAAGTATCAAATCCCTTATATCTCAATCTCATTTTACGGAAAAAGAGATACAAGTAATGCAATAAGAAGTATTGTAAATGCTTTTGGAGATAAAGAGTTAATCCAAAGAGCAGAAGAGGTAATTGCCCAAGAAGAAGCAAAATTGGAAAAAGCTTTAATTCCCTATAGAAAGATGTTAGAAGGCAAAAAAGCTATTTTAAATACGGGGGGAAATAAATCTTGGTCAATAGCAAGTGCTCTTCAAGATATAGGTCTAAACGTAGTTGCAACATCTGTAAAAAAAGCAACCTTGGAAGATAAAGAGATAGCCTCTAAATATGTGGATATCCTTATGACAAATCCCGGAGCCGAACAAGCAAAATTAATAGATGAGCATAATGTAGATATTCTTTTAGCAGGAGGAAGAAGTCTTTATACCGCAATTAAGAAAAAAGTCGCTTTTGTAGATGTTAATCAGGAGAAAAAGATAAGTTACGGTGCTTACAACGGTTTAATAAATCTTGCAAAAGATGTTTGCCACTCCGTAAACAACAAAGTATTTAAAGTTGTAGGAACTCCGGAGCCTTGGAGCAAATTATCTAAATAA